A single genomic interval of Aedes aegypti strain LVP_AGWG chromosome 1, AaegL5.0 Primary Assembly, whole genome shotgun sequence harbors:
- the LOC5580191 gene encoding WD repeat-containing protein 6: MQVQTDATCVRVLCSRKLLVGIGNQLFLLHVESDGSTRRLSADGCLPRLKDKIHSIDCRKLASGSWLVVLHAGREAYSLELGEDNTFSQLGQFHLFNRTEHVLYDPQAMALLTYARRRLNDWISTMKLLGDDEACLITDHGVAIRLQRDYFGSWYASDTCACEDGSTLYCSQIVGTSWEDALCFSGTALGLLVIWRPFGPEKGQILYSAPAHNGVIFSIECDLAKGFVTTTSDDRSVKFWKMQEGGKGMELKELSYCFGHTARVFQSRIIQAGGANWVVSIGEDSNLCLWDESGNRIHRQRMEDGATLWNLDYDESTMTVFVCASNGNVSKFEIGRFLEPSQDHLVVRDVTPDMKDEHPTKVKFCEGGAIVTVTNHNRILLLRDSQEPEAIDQLREQFKCSILEVSDDRIFVAGNRWLNIYELSDGSPSSPKARKLSHSSDKSPSVFLLKHLELDFNLPELVQEEEPIQFSIIRSLHISRSDVVMCDNNGRCLIYDQNVEILKSCHRLPKASERWLTSAFRLDSQFLLLADRNGNLYLFDSLQRDPIFKLPFLHGKLGVTHIQLEEETPEGFFLLTTGHDSNVRSIFLDRTERRLQLYEARKTTVHWIERLTCSGQQKPLVMGFNDSHFVVTRTDQQDVLLEVDCGGGHRYWDFLLSNGHIGCFVFIQHKRLKLVTANWADSEESRNLLQVPRLCWHTKACNVVKVLRHNGTTTFISGGEDNVLRINRVSPDIGTLLEQPKKHLDCHISSIKTIQLIDHPQDRNKVLILSAGGRAQLCLTALDPAQLHRTKQELSYMLHSSDSDRSRWRKNRTASFDPETRFMCSVQVESHVFVGCSDGFLRQFTISRDENAYKAELVHETNYGRCILHMTKLTLGTGTILLTMATDGNVCFWDASNLAEPFYHLKHHASGINGFDLKPLASDGQFLLATGGDDQKVIVTRFHLSTGAQGKISFFRQRSVVGDELHIAQITGVRFSGEATLWSVGVDQRVILTDFSGWKKMVVLKQLGTCIADVKGLELVPESRSLFVYGCGFEFIGL, from the coding sequence GACAATACCTTTTCCCAGCTGGGTCAGTTCCATTTGTTCAACCGAACCGAACATGTGCTGTATGATCCTCAGGCTATGGCACTCCTAACGTATGCTCGACGACGCCTCAATGACTGGATCAGCACCATGAAGCTCCTGGGGGATGACGAGGCTTGCCTGATAACTGACCATGGGGTGGCCATTCGGTTACAGAGGGACTACTTCGGAAGCTGGTACGCTTCGGATACGTGTGCCTGCGAGGACGGATCGACGTTGTACTGTTCTCAGATTGTGGGGACCAGTTGGGAGGATGCGCTGTGTTTCAGCGGAACGGCCCTGGGGCTGCTGGTCATTTGGCGCCCGTTTGGGCCGGAGAAGGGACAGATCTTGTACAGTGCACCTGCTCATAACGGAGTGATCTTTTCGATCGAGTGCGATTTGGCGAAAGGGTTCGTAACGACTACTTCCGACGATCGATCGGTCAAGTTCTGGAAGATGCAAGAGGGCGGGAAAGGAATGGAGTTGAAGGAGCTGAGCTATTGTTTCGGACACACGGCCAGAGTTTTCCAGAGTCGAATCATTCAAGCTGGTGGGGCCAATTGGGTGGTTTCTATTGGAGAGGATTCGAATCTGTGTCTGTGGGATGAATCAGGCAATCGCATTCACAGGCAAAGGATGGAAGACGGAGCCACGCTATGGAACTTGGATTACGACGAATCAACGATGACCGTTTTCGTGTGCGCCAGCAATGGAAACGTATCCAAATTCGAAATCGGGCGGTTCTTGGAACCGAGTCAAGATCATCTTGTGGTCCGAGATGTAACGCCTGATATGAAGGATGAACACCCGACGAAGGTGAAATTCTGTGAAGGCGGTGCAATCGTAACAGTAACTAACCACAACCGGATACTACTGTTGAGAGACTCACAGGAACCGGAAGCAATCGATCAACTTAGAGAACAATTCAAATGTAGCATTCTTGAGGTGTCGGATGATAGAATCTTCGTCGCAGGTAATCGATGGCTTAATATCTACGAGTTGAGTGACGGCAGCCCATCTTCGCCAAAAGCCCGCAAGTTGTCCCATTCCAGTGATAAATCTCCTTCCGTTTTTCTGTTGAAGCACCTCGAGTTGGATTTCAATCTTCCGGAGCTGGTCCAGGAAGAGGAACCCATACAGTTCAGCATAATACGTTCGTTGCACATCTCCAGATCCGATGTGGTCATGTGCGATAACAATGGCCGTTGCTTGATCTACGATCAAAACGTGGAAATCCTCAAGTCCTGCCATCGCCTACCGAAGGCCAGCGAACGATGGTTAACGTCCGCATTCCGCTTGGATTCGCAGTTTCTTCTTCTGGCGGATCGCAACGGGAATCTCTATCTGTTCGACAGCCTTCAGAGGGATCCCATATTCAAGCTGCCATTTCTGCACGGGAAGCTGGGAGTCACACACATCCAGCTGGAGGAGGAAACCCCGGAGGGATTCTTCCTCCTGACCACCGGCCATGATAGCAACGTTAGATCGATCTTCCTGGATCGGACCGAACGACGCCTTCAACTGTACGAGGCTCGGAAAACGACCGTCCATTGGATCGAACGCCTCACGTGTTCAGGACAGCAGAAGCCGTTGGTAATGGGCTTCAACGATTCGCACTTCGTGGTGACCCGAACGGACCAGCAAGATGTGCTGCTCGAGGTGGACTGCGGCGGAGGTCACCGCTATTGGGACTTCCTGCTTTCTAATGGCCACATCGGTTGCTTCGTCTTCATTCAACATAAAAGACTGAAGCTCGTAACGGCAAACTGGGCCGATAGCGAAGAATCCCGAAACTTGCTTCAAGTGCCACGACTTTGCTGGCACACTAAGGCATGTAACGTTGTTAAAGTTCTCCGACACAACGGAACGACTACCTTCATTTCCGGCGGAGAGGACAACGTGTTAAGGATCAACAGAGTTTCCCCTGACATTGGAACCCTTCTGGAGCAACCCAAGAAGCATCTAGACTGCCACATTTCCAGCATTAAAACCATCCAGCTTATCGATCATCCTCAAGATCGGAACAAAGTGTTGATCCTCTCCGCTGGAGGACGCGCCCAACTTTGCCTGACCGCATTGGATCCCGCGCAGCTCCATCGAACTAAGCAAGAACTGTCCTACATGCTGCACTCCAGCGACAGCGATAGGTCCCGATGGCGCAAGAATCGAACGGCGTCGTTCGATCCGGAAACCAGATTCATGTGTTCCGTTCAGGTTGAATCCCACGTCTTCGTTGGCTGTTCCGACGGATTCCTGAGACAATTCACGATATCACGCGACGAAAACGCATATAAAGCCGAATTAGTGCATGAAACCAACTACGGTCGGTGCATCCTACACATGACGAAACTAACCCTAGGAACCGGAACGATTCTCCTGACGATGGCCACCGATGGTAACGTGTGTTTCTGGGACGCTTCCAATTTGGCCGAACCCTTCTACCACTTGAAACATCACGCCAGCGGAATCAACGGATTCGATTTGAAACCGCTCGCCAGTGACGGCCAATTCCTCCTTGCAACCGGTGGCGACGATCAGAAGGTCATTGTGACCAGATTCCACCTCTCAACCGGTGCCCAGGGGAAGATCTCCTTCTTCCGCCAACGTTCCGTCGTTGGTGATGAACTGCACATAGCACAGATTACCGGAGTGAGGTTCAGCGGGGAAGCTACCCTGTGGAGCGTAGGAGTGGATCAGCGCGTCATACTGACGGATTTCTCCGGGTGGAAGAAGATGGTGGTGCTGAAACAGCTGGGAACGTGCATTGCGGACGTTAAGGGTCTGGAGCTGGTACCGGAAAGTCGCAGCCTGTTTGTGTACGGGTGTGGGTTCGAGTTCATTGGTCTGTAG